The segment aagtccctgtgtgtgtatcccacaaGCTAGCTCATTGCAGGTGTTCTGCACTGCACTGATTTGGTTGTAACCACTGATAACGGGATGGTGGAATTGTGGAATTCCCAGCCCTGGTTAACACTGATTATGTTCTTAGCATCATTAActgctagctgctggctcagccacgtccatgttgagagccatatGCAAACAACCTCTAAATCATAGACCCACTCTGAATATTGtttacagctcctttaaagtaaGAGATGTCCAAAGCTAATTCATGCATTACAATGCCAGACCATGCCACATGCATCCATGTGTTGCCCCTTTTTGCCAATAAACTGCTGTTATTTGGCTTATGACCAATCTGTCCACAAAGTGATGGGTAGGTATCGCAGCTTTtttagcgttttttttttttttggtgtattttgATCCTCTTTCTACTTTAAACTAATTCACTTTAACACATTTTGTAGAAGGCTCTTCAAAACAAAGACCTGTAACAGCTTTGTATTTCCCTGACAGGTCCCATGGTGTGGTACCAGAAGTTTGAATATGCAGTGGGCCACTGGCTCCACAAGGCAGCAGAGCATGTGTTTGGCTGCGTGCTGTGCAGCCCTGGCTGCTTCAGTCTGTTCAGAGCAGCAGCGTTGATGGACGACAATGTGATGAagaaatacaccatcaaatccTCAGCGGCTCGACACTACATCCAGTTTGACCAAGGTATTTGAAAAATCCAAGGAGCAGTCAGCTGATGTACTACTACAACTGGCTGTGCACAAATTATGGATAAAGATAAAAGTCTCACCAAAACCAGAAGTAGTTTACCTGATAAAAACTTTAGTAATGTGgatttaaataaaagttaatggTGTTGTGGTAGATTTCACACTGTTGATCTCTAATGGTCCTTGCAGGTGAGGACCGCTGGCTGTGCACTCTGCTGCTGAAGCAGGGATGGAGAGTGGAGTACAATGCGGCCTCTGACGCCTACACCAACGCCCCAGAGGAGTTCAAAGAATTTTACAACCAGGTAGGAGCCACTCAGATTTGTCAGCAGCTGAACTCTGGTCAGCACATGTTGCCAACATGTGAAAAACGTTAATAAAATTGTTTGTGCAACACTCTTTGGACCAGATTCAAGTGCCAAACCAGTTTTGGCTATTAAAAGAACTTTGCTCTATTGTGTACTGTCATAATCACTAAGGAGATAATTACCAGGTGTATGTCAACATGAAAAGGTCAAGTACAATTATTTCAGCAACTACAAGATTAATATTGTCTCAATTATGTAGATGTGAAATAAGatgtaaaatgaaattaaaatggaTGTCAGTCATTACTTTGAAAAGATGCCCTTAAATAACTTAGCTGGTTAAGTTACTTAAATGACTGCAACAATAAAACATCGCTTTCCACACctttttgaatgaatgaattaatgtggGTCCATATCACACTTACATGGCATAAAATGGATTctgtcatgtgtttgttgttagttcatgcaaaaatgaaaatgaaaataccaAGATATATAGCCagcttattttatatttttgccCTATCCGTAGTaattgcaaatattttttttacaggaagAGAAATAATAGAAATAGTTTTGGTACTGTGCAAAGGTTAGTTCAGAAAATTAGCTTATTGTGGTTTTATATACCTTGACCAAGCAGCAACccccaggctgaaaaatgaagccaacacaaaaTTATCAAAAACTGCACTCTAATGGCTACGTGAGGCTGAGCTCTATACAACgcacaactttacagcagaaataaagatGTATACAGCCTAGAACAAAAAATgatttggtctctatagttaagTTTTTATCGTTCATCACAACTGTACAGGAAGTGAATTGTTATATAACTCAcacgtttacattttattaaggcctaaAGTCACGCATAATCTAGGGACTGCTTTGggtgacaggtgggtgctgtccgttgacaagtcgctaccatGGCGTCAAGGGTGGTTAGGTAATATAATCGAGGCGtgaccccagattcacagagtaaaGGCGTTGCTGTATCCGTTGCTATTTCAGTTCGTTTTAAGGTCATCGATTTAACTGTTACATTTTGGTCGCctaaaaaagtcagtgtttggttaTACTAAAAGATCCTCTAAGGAGTCCAGTTTTtccagtaagtacattttgtacaaatatttttaattatgtgttcactagcaaaaattagcatttgcATTATTACTGTTAGCtacagctgtaaatgcaccatgctaccCAAGCTGCTAGCTGAGGTTAGGTTACCTCCActctctcacccaaatatggtcacttctggctcaaaaacGGTGATggcagaaatgccaaactcaatcCTTCAGAATTGGAatctacaaaccaatgggttaCGTCAAGGCTATGTGGCTACTTGAGCATATTTTTCCCAGGTAGTCTACAAAATGTGATGATTCACTGGCTTCTTTTACCTAACTAGAAACAAGCTGGTTGTTCAACTGAAACTACAGCAAGCTACAAATAACTTGATAATGCCGCCATCTTGTCTGACATTTTTCTTTCACACTACTGTTGCCATTTTCAGCGTCGGCGATGGGGACCATCCACCATGGCCAACATTGCGGACTTGCTGGGCTCTACCAACCTGATTTCCAAGAGGAACCCGTCCATGTCCAAACCCTACATGTTCTACCAGCTCTTCAACTTGGCATCGTCTATCCTGGCGCCTTCCACTGTCATCCTTATTATTGCAGGTCAGGCTTGCTTTAGAGTTATgtcattttctttctgccaaaaaaaaaaaaaaatgatgcattCATTAATGTTCAGAAGTTTATTTGGTTATGAAACAAAGTTAAAATCAAGTCATCATTTAATAACCTACATCTGAATCAATCATTTCAGTGACATTATGATAAATGGAAATTCTAGCATTTATCACTATAGTGATTAAAGGTTAATGCTAATGTATGGATGTGGTTAAGTAAATTAGAGCATcataacttaaagggatagttctgatttttcaaagtggggttgtatgaggtgcttATGTCCATAGTCAgggtattacctacagtagattgTAGTCGTCATGCCCACAGTTTGGGGAAGCAGACAGGAGcactgacatggaagctaagccaTGTCAGTACTGGTTTGgacaggggtcagcaacaaaatgtattttagccaactaaaaaaatatcagtttaagtgtacgctgtgttcagaatattttcactgctttaccttgccatcagacagccctttctaaCAGGGAGCTGAAGTGATTATCTACACTCATACATTCATTTCCGTGGCTGCTTATTCTCTTGAGGGTCgttgggggggctggagcctatcccagctgacaggcGAGAGGCAGGGAACACCccggacaggtcgccagactattgcagggctatcacatagagacagacaaccattcacactcatattcagggctccctcctgggatcgaaccagtgATGGCGACAGTGCTAGTCACTAGACCACTGTGCCGTACGCTCTTTTTTAGTGAGTTTACTTTGCAGGACACTGAAGTTGCTGGTCTTCCGCTGCCttgatttgtgttattttgtgatgaAGCAACATAAGTTAtaataacataaacaaacttACTGAATGAGGCAGCGGATGTTCAGCAACTCCCGTGTTCTGTGgggtaaaattacttttttgtcAAAGGACTGAAGTTGATTTTTTTAGTTGGCCagaatacattttgctgctgcccctgtccacagcagtaaattACTTTGCTTCCGTgatggtactcctgcctgcttctacAAATTGGGTGTGTGCCAAtcaccatctactgtatgtatataATAACTATGAATAAGTGCCTCAAACAATCcctcttaaaaaaaatctcaaccATCCCTTTAACGGTGTGGTTGTTAAAcctgttcttttgtttgtctctgtcaaTCATTCAGGTAGTTTGACTGTGCTGCTAGACGTTCACCCCAGTGGTGCTCTGATCATGGCAATCATACCTCCGGCTGTCTTCCTTGGCATCAGCTTCAAGATCAAGTCAGACACTCAGATTCAAATTGCAGCAGTCATGAGCATCCTGTACGCCTTCCTCATGATGATAGCAGCGATTATCATAATAGGTACATAAACATGATAGTCAACAAAGCCTGTTCACACTTAAAGGCTCCTGCCTTCTAAGCCTCATTTTCCATCTGTTTTTCTCCCATCAGGCAACATGGTGCGGGACCAAACCATCATGAATCCAAGCAGTCTCTTCATCATCGCCCTTGCCAGCTTTTACCTCTTTACTGCACTTTTGCATCCTCAGGAGATTGGCCTGGTGATCTATGGCTTGCTTTATATTCTGTGCATCCCCAGCGCCTACCTGCTGCTGGCTATTTACTCCATGGTCAACATGAACAACGTGTCCTGGGGCACCAGGGAGACAGCTCCTGCTTCTGGAGCCGCCAAATCTGCAGCCACCACTCCACAAACCAAAGCCCAAAAAGGTAGATAGTAGTTGTAACCTGAAAAATGATTAGAATATATATTGTGCAAACATCAACCTTCAAAGCAATAAAACCCCCAAATATTATAGCCAGTTATAACTCTTTTCATGTTTGAGTAAACTTTCATACATGTGTAATACCATTAATCATGTCTTTATCAAATTTATTCACCTTGATTTTAGTAGAAAAAGCATCAAATTAAAGTCAATTCTTGATAAACTACATAAGTTTTAGGGGATTGGTTGATAAGAGTTCTAAAATAGGCAAAAAATGACCATTACATGTTTTATTACATCTATGTTACACAACCATTACATGGTTGCACTGTCAGTACTAAAGGTTTGGACGAAggccattattttttaaaagctgcTTCACTGTATGTTTGACTTGAGCTGATACTGACTGTTACTCTTGCAGCCAAAAGCGCCTTTATACAGTTTTTCTCACGGGCCAAATGCTGTAGAAAACTCTGCTGTAGAGACAGTGAAGATCAAGAACGCATCCACAGCCAGGAGAATTTGAGCATGGAGGCAATGGAGCCTGAACCTCAACCCCAGAACACTATTGTGGATGATGTGAGCATGCCTGTGGAGGAACAGAGGtgagaaaagtaaaataaaagtatgtaTATGCAGCATGTTTAGGATACATTTACACTGTCAGTTTGCAATGTGCAAGTTATATGAACTAACTGGTTTGTTTCTtatatttcttgttttgtttaagGCGAGAGGAGCCTGCATTCACCTGCCCTAACCAAAGTAAGTCCTCGTATGAGGCAATTTAGCAAAAATAAGTTGTAAAAATTGATGAGTCACATGCGTTCATGTTGTGTACTATTTTCCcatcttcctcttttctccaGATTGGGTCGAACAACTGCAGAGTTTGTCTGCTGACATGCGTCTACAGGAGGATACCCTCAATGAGGTGCGAATATCTCAATTTATCACTCAGTGTAATTGTCTATTTGAAACTGTAGCCCTTTTAACACAGAGATTGCGCTATATGAAAGCTACAAGGTCCCTTTTTTACACCGCCTTAGCCACCCAGTGAGTGATTTTAGATAGCATCCTGGCATCGTGCAAGCAAATGAGGCATTATGGGCGTGATGTTTACCACAACATCCTCAGCCCCAAGTATGAACTGTATATGTAACATATGTGTtaacagtgctttataaataataacaatagcattacatgaaaataacaatcatttattcTCATCCTATGGTCAAAAGATCAGGAGCTTCCAgacctcattgtctccccagtttgcagacatttttgacagctgttcttcttctttgagttctttgctttttaaatctcctgcagaAATACCCTGAACAATTTTGTGTTATGTGTGGGTGACACACATTATAcgttgtcaaaatgtcacacccctCCCATCTATTGtcccgtcctgctggctgtcccttttacacagacattaaTTTGGAGCTGTTACCACCTTCGCTGTtggcttaaaggcaagacaactccaTCCCCCCCGTTCAGTGATTGTACCTTTGATAAAGAACAGCGAGGTGGAATAACAGCACAACATTCCCTCCTTGAAAGGGACTTGTGTCTCTTTACTACCACCGCTAAAGATTGGGTATAATCACACGTCTGTCCATTTGTTAATAAGGTAACAGCCATATTGGCAAGAAATTCATTGCAAAAGTAAGGCACCCTTAAATTTTGTCACCCTGTGATTGTCTGGgccatatttaatgtttttaatctaGTGATATTTAATCCAGCACTGCAAACAGGCCAAAGTGGAATGTTGCATTAACATCTTTGCAGGTGGTCAGAACACTcaagttttaaatgtttatttcatttaaaacttAGCTGGAGGTTGCATGTGGATGCTGGGTAGGGGTGGGGCTGAAAGAGCAAGCAGCAGAActgatgcagggcagcagcGGCATTGACAAGGGGAAGGAAGAGCTAGGAAGATTTTGCAGCTTGAATAGACTGCCAAATTGGGAGGCTCTGTTTTGTAGATGACATATATTGAAAGTGATGTATGACGTTTATTGTCcatatttgatgttttttgggAAGTAAAAACAATCTTATCTCATGAGGACTTTGGCATGCACCATTAAATACAGAAAGAAGCAGCATAATACACACATGAGGTGtagcacttttttaaaatactttctgtatttctctgcaggaggaggatcAGTTCTTCAGAGAGCTGATGGCCAGATACCTGGAGCCTATTCCtgagaacaaaaagaaacagaaagaaatggcTGAGAACCTCAAGGAGCTGAGAAACAAGGTGACTATCAGAGTAATGTTTTAAACTTCATGTTGGTGATATGTTAAGATTATGCTGTTTGGTGTTTAATGCTGTCAAATGAATAACAATATAAAATTAATCTTTTCCCCTTTTTCCATAGATTACCTTTGTCTACTTCATTTGCAATGCCTTCTGGCTCATAGCGACCTTCACTCTCCaggtcacagacacacccatcTTCATCCAGGTGCCAGAACTCGACATCAACCTGGAGTTCACCGGAGACTATATCTTCATCGACCCTCTGGGCTTCATGTTCATCCTGGCCTTCGCCTTGCTGGTGGTAGTCCAGTTCTTGGCCATGCTGTACCACAGGTCAGCTCAAATCAAAGGAGTGACTTCTTTTAAAACAGAGGTTGAAGTTTATGATAAATAAAGATCAGTTATTCCTTTCTAACTTTCttgttctgttctttttttttgtttgtttgttatattGTTTCAGAATAAACACCCTGATCCATTATGTGGCCTACCTGGATACAGAGTCcccaactgaaaaacaaatacaacaacagcCACTCATAGAGGTACATACAACAGCTATACTACTATTCCTTCTACTTCTACAgttactactgctgctactgccaTTGATGACTTTAAACTTGATGTATTTAAACAGCATACTTAATAAATGCATTTCAGTATACTGAAAATGTCCCATAATGAAGGAATGAAGGAAATTTTTGGGCAAGGCAAAGTGAAATGAAATTTATTGATTACCGAGAGA is part of the Epinephelus moara isolate mb chromosome 22, YSFRI_EMoa_1.0, whole genome shotgun sequence genome and harbors:
- the LOC126384252 gene encoding chitin synthase chs-1-like; its protein translation is MLLIDRLKLYPRVGAACGRIHPTGSGPMVWYQKFEYAVGHWLHKAAEHVFGCVLCSPGCFSLFRAAALMDDNVMKKYTIKSSAARHYIQFDQGEDRWLCTLLLKQGWRVEYNAASDAYTNAPEEFKEFYNQRRRWGPSTMANIADLLGSTNLISKRNPSMSKPYMFYQLFNLASSILAPSTVILIIAGSLTVLLDVHPSGALIMAIIPPAVFLGISFKIKSDTQIQIAAVMSILYAFLMMIAAIIIIGNMVRDQTIMNPSSLFIIALASFYLFTALLHPQEIGLVIYGLLYILCIPSAYLLLAIYSMVNMNNVSWGTRETAPASGAAKSAATTPQTKAQKAKSAFIQFFSRAKCCRKLCCRDSEDQERIHSQENLSMEAMEPEPQPQNTIVDDVSMPVEEQRREEPAFTCPNQNWVEQLQSLSADMRLQEDTLNEEEDQFFRELMARYLEPIPENKKKQKEMAENLKELRNKITFVYFICNAFWLIATFTLQVTDTPIFIQVPELDINLEFTGDYIFIDPLGFMFILAFALLVVVQFLAMLYHRINTLIHYVAYLDTESPTEKQIQQQPLIEVNDDENESSDYPIFQRNPDGGTLV